One part of the Mariniflexile litorale genome encodes these proteins:
- a CDS encoding helix-turn-helix transcriptional regulator, translating into METATKPNHIGRKISRIRELRGMKQETLAEELGISQQAVSKIEQSEKIEDAKLEQVAKVLGITKEAIENFSEDAVFNIMNNTFQDNSSNNNNYLCTINPLEKIVELYERLVQAEKDKIAYLEKLLNK; encoded by the coding sequence ATGGAAACAGCAACAAAACCAAACCACATCGGCAGAAAAATAAGTCGTATTAGAGAGCTTAGGGGCATGAAACAGGAAACCTTAGCAGAGGAATTGGGTATTAGCCAACAAGCCGTTTCTAAAATTGAGCAGTCCGAAAAGATTGAAGATGCTAAATTGGAACAAGTTGCTAAAGTTTTGGGAATAACCAAGGAAGCTATTGAAAATTTTTCAGAAGATGCTGTTTTTAATATTATGAACAATACATTTCAAGATAATAGTTCAAATAACAACAATTACCTTTGTACTATAAACCCACTTGAAAAAATTGTAGAACTATACGAACGCCTGGTGCAAGCTGAAAAAGACAAAATTGCTTATTTAGAAAAACTATTAAACAAGTAG
- a CDS encoding glycosyltransferase family 4 protein → MKKKLIRVVTADVSFGLTQGQLKFLSETFEVIAVSSAGERLDLVFKTEGVRTQAIEISRPISILNDVKSLYSLYKFFKKESPDIVHSMTPKAGLLSMVAAYFAKVPVRIHTFTGLIFPSKNGFLKKLLIAMDKTLCLCATKIIPEGNGVKNDLISHNITSKPLHVIANGNINGVDLAYYNSNIFNESFKLKLREDLKIHKDDYVFTFAGRLVGDKGMNELVAAFNLINSNLKKTKLLLIGSFEEALDPLEPETKKQIKLNENIITTGWVSDVRPYFAIANCLTFPSYREGFPNVVLQACALKLPCIVTNINGSNEIISEPENGLIIPVKNTEALYKAMEKMYHLSTEAHAKMGETSQNIIISKFEQQFVWNALLEEYKNLLNLH, encoded by the coding sequence ATGAAAAAAAAACTAATTCGTGTAGTCACTGCAGACGTGTCATTTGGTTTAACTCAAGGCCAATTAAAATTTCTTTCTGAAACCTTTGAAGTTATAGCAGTGTCTTCCGCAGGAGAGCGACTGGATCTTGTTTTTAAAACGGAAGGCGTTAGAACCCAAGCCATTGAAATTAGTAGACCTATTTCTATACTAAACGATGTAAAGTCTTTGTATTCATTATATAAATTCTTTAAAAAAGAATCTCCCGATATTGTACATTCCATGACACCCAAAGCGGGTCTTTTAAGTATGGTAGCTGCTTATTTTGCTAAAGTACCTGTACGTATACACACTTTTACAGGGTTGATATTCCCTAGTAAAAATGGTTTTTTAAAAAAGTTATTAATAGCAATGGATAAAACCTTATGCCTATGCGCCACTAAAATAATACCAGAGGGTAATGGGGTAAAAAATGATTTAATAAGCCATAATATAACTTCAAAACCGCTTCACGTTATTGCGAATGGAAATATAAATGGTGTAGACCTCGCATATTACAATTCTAATATTTTTAATGAAAGCTTTAAGTTAAAACTAAGAGAAGACTTAAAAATACATAAAGACGACTATGTTTTTACATTTGCAGGAAGATTAGTTGGAGATAAAGGAATGAATGAACTAGTAGCTGCTTTTAATCTAATTAACAGTAACTTAAAAAAAACAAAGTTATTACTAATAGGTAGTTTTGAAGAAGCCTTAGACCCCTTAGAACCAGAAACCAAAAAACAGATTAAGCTTAATGAAAATATAATAACCACAGGATGGGTGAGCGATGTAAGACCCTATTTTGCTATAGCAAATTGCCTCACCTTCCCCAGTTACCGCGAAGGATTCCCAAACGTGGTATTACAAGCTTGTGCACTTAAACTCCCTTGTATAGTAACCAACATTAATGGGTCTAACGAAATCATTTCCGAACCCGAAAACGGCTTAATCATACCTGTTAAAAATACAGAGGCGCTCTATAAAGCTATGGAAAAAATGTATCATTTAAGTACTGAAGCTCATGCTAAAATGGGAGAAACATCACAAAACATTATCATCTCAAAATTTGAGCAGCAATTTGTTTGGAACGCGCTGTTGGAAGAATATAAAAACCTCTTAAACCTCCATTAG